The following are encoded in a window of Danio aesculapii chromosome 12, fDanAes4.1, whole genome shotgun sequence genomic DNA:
- the si:dkey-191m6.4 gene encoding rho GTPase-activating protein 22, giving the protein MAAMLSPKIRQTRRARSKSMVMGEASRGSCRPTSPSLQEGVLKAGWLKKQRSIMKNWQLRWFVLRADHLFFYKDEEETKPQGCILLKGSQVNELTANPEEPGRHLFEILPAGEKDKAAMSHESFLLMANTQSDMDDWVKAIRRVIWAPFGGGIFGQRLEDTVQYERKFGPRLAPLLVEQCVDFIREQGLDEEGLFRMPGQANLVKDLQEAFDCGDKPQFDSNTDVHTVASLLKLYLRELPEPVVPFCKYEDFLTCAQLLTKDEEEGIQELGKLVMTLPAANFNLLKYICKFLDEVQSHSHENKMGVQNLATVFGPNMLRPKMEDPVAIMEGTSLVQHLMTVLISEHDRLYTEKDSETSQTQTEEKDQNQQQNQPSTLVDWISEEDLNTTGPPTVKNDPSSSSASSVDAVSTSKSMPQGKGETAVSPSKQPKTLPGWKYTFNKGSSPRPQSAKVSGSAVDVSSSGNWLMNGLSSLRGHRRTSSGERSRDSGSSQRLSTYDNVTSSSSLGSVLSIDSTPWSSSSCEISVPDSGSDPLGTEDGPQTEPSVLEERTTDDEIKSSGQEDSSVENRASGLFGSGNGNAAAPLIRVVDEDADESTTSLVNVVAELKEELRTQKQTYESRIKKLEESNTALRAHMERLEQEMEQERKRKRMLEIKLRNSERAREDAENRNRLLEKEMEDFFSTLGDLALGGRTSDI; this is encoded by the exons CCAGGTCCAAGAGCATGGTGATGGGAGAGGCATCCCGCGGCTCATGCCGGCCGACCTCACCGAGTCTCCAGGAGGGGGTGCTAAAGGCCGGCTGGTTGAAAAAGCAGAGGAGCATCATGAAGAACTGGCAACTGCGCTGGTTTGTGCTGCGTGCCGACCATCTCTTCTTCTACAAGGACGAGGAGGAGACCAAACCACAG GGCTGCATCTTACTGAAGGGCAGCCAAGTCAATGAGCTGACGGCAAACCCAGAAGAACCCGGACGACACCTATTTGAGATCCTGCCAG CTGGTGAGAAAGACAAGGCTGCGATGAGCCACGAGTCCTTTCTACTAATGGCAAACACTCAGAGTGACATGGATGACTGGGTGAAGGCTATCAGACGGGTCATTTGGGCTCCTTTTGGAGGAG GTATATTTGGGCAGCGCTTGGAAGACACCGTACAGTATGAGAGAAAGTTTGGTCCTCGACTCGCCCCTCTCTTAGTGGAGCAGTGTGTGGATTTCATCAGGGAACAAGGCCTTGATGAAGAAGGACTTTTCCGGATGCCAGGACAAGCCAACCTCGTGAAGGATCTCCAGGAGGCCTTCGACTGCGGAGATAAACCTCAGTTTGACAG TAACACTGACGTCCACACTGTGGCTTCGCTGCTGAAGCTGTATCTCAGGGAGCTTCCAGAACCAGTGGTTCCCTTCTGCAAATATGAAGATTTCCTCACCTGCGCTCAGCTCCTGACCAAAGATGAGGAGGAG GGAATACAGGAATTAGGGAAGCTCGTGATGACACTTCCAGCTGCCAATTTCAACCTTCTGAAATATATATGCAA ATTTCTGGACGAAGTGCAGTCTCACTCACATGAGAACAAAATGGGTGTGCAGAACTTGGCCACCGTGTTTGGACCAAATATGCTTCGCCCTAAAATGGAGGATCCAGTAGCTATTATGGAAG GCACCTCTCTGGTTCAGCATCTCATGACGGTGCTTATAAGCGAGCATGATCGCCTATACACTGAAAAGGACTCCGAAACCTCTCAGACTCAGACAGAAGAAAAAGACCAAAACCAGCAACAAAATCAACCCTCCACCCTAGTCGACTGGATCTCCGAAGAGGATCTGAACACCACCGGCCCACCGACAGTCAAAAATGACCCTTCCAGCAGCAGTGCCTCGTCGGTGGACGCCGTTTCCACCTCCAAATCGATGCCTCAGGGAAAAGGAGAGACGGCTGTGAGTCCCAGTAAACAGCCCAAGACTCTTCCAGGGTGGAAATATACGTTTAATAAAGGCTCTTCTCCAAGACCGCAGTCTGCTAAAGTTAGTGGATCCGCAGTGGACGTGTCCTCAAGTGGGAACTGGCTCATGAATGGACTCTCTTCACTCCGTGGACACCGGCGCACCTCTTCTGGGGAACGTTCAAGAGATTCGGGTTCCTCTCAGAGACTTTCCACTTACGATAACGTCACGTCTTCGTCCAGTCTGGGTAGTGTATTGAGTATAGATAGCACGCCGTGGTCCAGCTCTTCGTGTGAGATTTCCGTCCCAGACTCTGGAAGTGACCCACTGGGAACTGAAGACGGGCCGCAGACGGAGCCTAGTGTTCTGGAGGAACGCACTACTGATGACGAAATCAAGTCCAGCGGACAAGAGGACAGCTCTGTGGAGAATCGAGCCAGTGGTTTGTTTGGAAGCGGTAACGGGAACGCCGCAGCACCGCTTATTAGAGTTGTGGATGAAGATGCTGATGAAAGTACCACATCTCTGGTCAATGTCGTGGCAGAGCTGAAAGAAGAGCTGAGAACGCAGAAACAGACCTATGAATCTAGGATTAAAAA GCTGGAAGAGTCAAACACAGCCCTGCGTGCTCATATGGAGAGACTTGAGCAAGAGATGGAGCAGGAGAGGAAACGAAAACGAATGCTTGAGATCAAACTCAGAAACTCTGAACGTGCCCGCGAGGACGCAGAAAACCGCAATCGCCTACTGGAGAAAGAAATGGAGGACTTCTTCTCCACGCTGGGAGACCTGGCTCTCGGAGGCCGCACCAGTGACATTTAA